From the Bos taurus isolate L1 Dominette 01449 registration number 42190680 breed Hereford chromosome 22, ARS-UCD2.0, whole genome shotgun sequence genome, one window contains:
- the CCR3 gene encoding C-C chemokine receptor type 3 isoform X1, translated as MATSADGIETVGEVAGTTPYDYEAALPCEKSNVKELAAQFLPPLYSLVFVTGLLGNVVVVVILTKYKRLRIMTNIYLLNLAISDVLFLFTLPFWIHYVRWNEWVFGHRMCKLLSGLYYMGLYSEIFFIILLTIDRYLAIVHAVFALRARTVTFGIVTSIFTWVLAGLAALPEFFFHETQEEAGQTFCSPLYPEDNENAWKRFHALRMNILGLALPLLVMAICYSGIIKTLLRCPSKKKYKAIRLIFVIMVVFFIFWTPYNLVVLLFAFQMHLKADCEQSRQLDLAMLVTEVIAYTHCCVNPVIYAFVGERFRKHLRHFFHRYMATYLGKFMPFLPSEKLERTSSVSPSTGEQELSAVF; from the coding sequence ATGGCGACCTCAGCTGATGGGATTGAAACTGTGGGTGAAGTTGCTGGGACCACACCCTACGACTATGAGGCGGCACTGCCGTGCGAGAAGAGCAACGTCAAGGAGCTGGCGGCCCAGTTCCTGCCCCCGCTGTACTCCCTGGTGTTTGTGACCGGCCTGCTGGGcaacgtggtggtggtggtgatactCACAAAGTACAAGCGGCTCCGGATCATGACCAACATCTACCTGCTCAACCTGGCCATTTCTGACGTGCTCTTCCTATTCACGCTGCCATTCTGGATTCACTATGTTAGGTGGAACGAGTGGGTGTTTGGCCACCGCATGTGTAAGTTGCTCTCCGGGCTCTATTACATGGGCTTGTACAGTGAGATCTTTTTCATCATCCTCTTGACCATAGACCGGTATCTTGCCATCGTCCACGCCGTGTTTGCCCTTCGAGCCCGGACAGTCACTTTTGGTATTGTTACCAGCATCTTCACCTGGGTCCTGGCAGGGCTAGCAGCCCTCCCTGAATTTTTCTTTCATGAGACCCAAGAGGAGGCTGGACAGACTTTCTGCAGTCCTCTTTACCCAGAGGATAATGAAAATGCCTGGAAGCGATTCCATGCTCTGAGAATGAATATCCTGGGTCTCGCTCTGCCTCTGCTTGTTATGGCCATCTGCTATTCAGGAATTATTAAAACACTGCTGAGATGCcccagtaaaaaaaaatacaaagccaTTCGACTTATTTTTGTAATTATGGTggtcttctttattttctggacACCCTACAATCTggttgtcctactctttgctttTCAAATGCACTTGAAGGCTGATTGTGAACAGAGCAGACAGCTGGACCTGGCCATGCTGGTGACAGAGGTGATCGCCTACACGCACTGCTGTGTCAACCCCGTGATCTATGCCTTCGTTGGTGAGAGGTTCCGGAAGCACCTCCGCCACTTTTTCCACAGATATATGGCCACCTACCTGGGAAAATTCATGCCATTTCTTCCTAGTGAAAAACTGGAAAGAACCAGCTCTGTCTCCCCATCAACAGGGGAGCAGGAACTCTCTGCTGTATTTTAG
- the CCR3 gene encoding C-C chemokine receptor type 3 (The RefSeq protein has 1 substitution compared to this genomic sequence), with the protein MATSADGIETVGEVAGTTPYDYEAALPCEKSNVKELAAQFLPPLYSLVFVTGLLGNVVVVVILTKYKRLRIMANIYLLNLAISDVLFLFTLPFWIHYVRWNEWVFGHRMCKLLSGLYYMGLYSEIFFIILLTIDRYLAIVHAVFALRARTVTFGIVTSIFTWVLAGLAALPEFFFHETQEEAGQTFCSPLYPEDNENAWKRFHALRMNILGLALPLLVMAICYSGIIKTLLRCPSKKKYKAIRLIFVIMVVFFIFWTPYNLVVLLFAFQMHLKADCEQSRQLDLAMLVTEVIAYTHCCVNPVIYAFVGERFRKHLRHFFHRYMATYLGKFMPFLPSEKLERTSSVSPSTGEQELSAVF; encoded by the coding sequence ATGGCGACCTCAGCTGATGGGATTGAAACTGTGGGTGAAGTTGCTGGGACCACACCCTACGACTATGAGGCGGCACTGCCGTGCGAGAAGAGCAACGTCAAGGAGCTGGCGGCCCAGTTCCTGCCCCCGCTGTACTCCCTGGTGTTTGTGACCGGCCTGCTGGGcaacgtggtggtggtggtgatactCACAAAGTACAAGCGGCTCCGGATCATGACCAACATCTACCTGCTCAACCTGGCCATTTCTGACGTGCTCTTCCTATTCACGCTGCCATTCTGGATTCACTATGTTAGGTGGAACGAGTGGGTGTTTGGCCACCGCATGTGTAAGTTGCTCTCCGGGCTCTATTACATGGGCTTGTACAGTGAGATCTTTTTCATCATCCTCTTGACCATAGACCGGTATCTTGCCATCGTCCACGCCGTGTTTGCCCTTCGAGCCCGGACAGTCACTTTTGGTATTGTTACCAGCATCTTCACCTGGGTCCTGGCAGGGCTAGCAGCCCTCCCTGAATTTTTCTTTCATGAGACCCAAGAGGAGGCTGGACAGACTTTCTGCAGTCCTCTTTACCCAGAGGATAATGAAAATGCCTGGAAGCGATTCCATGCTCTGAGAATGAATATCCTGGGTCTCGCTCTGCCTCTGCTTGTTATGGCCATCTGCTATTCAGGAATTATTAAAACACTGCTGAGATGCcccagtaaaaaaaaatacaaagccaTTCGACTTATTTTTGTAATTATGGTggtcttctttattttctggacACCCTACAATCTggttgtcctactctttgctttTCAAATGCACTTGAAGGCTGATTGTGAACAGAGCAGACAGCTGGACCTGGCCATGCTGGTGACAGAGGTGATCGCCTACACGCACTGCTGTGTCAACCCCGTGATCTATGCCTTCGTTGGTGAGAGGTTCCGGAAGCACCTCCGCCACTTTTTCCACAGATATATGGCCACCTACCTGGGAAAATTCATGCCATTTCTTCCTAGTGAAAAACTGGAAAGAACCAGCTCTGTCTCCCCATCAACAGGGGAGCAGGAACTCTCTGCTGTATTTTAG